The following are from one region of the Pseudodesulfovibrio piezophilus C1TLV30 genome:
- a CDS encoding peptide-binding protein: MSLRFTVIIFFSFLLLAACGESGPATPVKPVMLAEISASPESGGKFIEASIGEPSNLIPILASDSASHDIASQIYVGLLKYDKNINLVPYAAESFSVEKGGKLIKFKLRKDIFWTDGVQLTAEDVEFTYRLTIDPKTPTPYATNFKAVKTFRLTGRFSFEVEYEEPYAKALVSWATDILPKHVLEGEDLLNTKYSREPVGAGPYLLKKWEPGTQVILEANPHFFEGQPYIETVVYRIIPDLSTQFLELKAGNIDTMGLTPLQYLYQTSGPGWDRSFNKFEFLSSGYTFLGFNMKHPFFKDVRVRQAIDYAIDRREIVKGVLYGLGEVANGPYKPGTWQYDKDVKPRPYDPEKARKLLADAGWIDSDGDGILDKDGTPFAFSIMTNQGNTQRIKTGVILQQRLGEIGILVHLRTIEWAAFTKEFVNKGRFDAIILGWNILQDPDIFSVWHSSMAVDGGLNFTRYTNARLDDLLVRGRKMVGQEQRKPIYDEVQQILHDDVPYCFLYVAKALPIVQARVQNIKAAPAGIAYNFTKWWIPTSYQLLQ, encoded by the coding sequence ATGCTGGCAGAGATTTCTGCTTCTCCTGAGTCTGGAGGCAAATTCATTGAGGCATCCATTGGTGAGCCAAGTAATCTGATTCCCATACTTGCATCAGATAGCGCCTCTCATGACATCGCTTCTCAAATTTATGTCGGTCTATTGAAATACGACAAGAATATCAACCTTGTTCCCTATGCTGCCGAGTCTTTTTCTGTGGAGAAAGGAGGAAAACTCATAAAATTCAAACTGCGTAAAGACATCTTTTGGACCGATGGAGTTCAGTTAACAGCTGAAGATGTTGAATTTACCTATCGACTCACCATTGATCCAAAGACACCTACGCCGTATGCGACAAATTTTAAGGCAGTGAAAACTTTTCGCTTAACAGGTCGCTTCTCGTTTGAAGTTGAATATGAAGAGCCATATGCTAAAGCTTTGGTTTCATGGGCAACGGATATATTACCCAAACATGTTCTTGAAGGGGAAGACCTTCTGAACACCAAGTATAGTCGTGAGCCTGTTGGTGCTGGCCCCTACCTACTCAAAAAATGGGAACCTGGAACACAAGTTATTTTAGAAGCAAACCCTCATTTTTTCGAAGGCCAGCCATATATTGAAACCGTTGTCTATCGTATAATTCCTGATCTCTCCACACAATTTCTTGAACTGAAAGCAGGCAATATTGATACGATGGGGCTGACGCCACTCCAGTATCTCTATCAGACATCCGGGCCTGGATGGGACAGAAGTTTCAATAAATTTGAATTCCTTTCTTCCGGGTATACTTTTCTTGGCTTCAACATGAAACATCCTTTCTTTAAGGACGTACGGGTTCGGCAGGCAATCGACTATGCCATCGACCGCAGGGAGATAGTGAAAGGGGTTCTTTACGGACTTGGAGAAGTTGCAAATGGCCCTTATAAACCAGGGACATGGCAATATGATAAAGATGTCAAGCCGAGACCTTATGATCCAGAAAAAGCTCGAAAACTTCTTGCTGATGCCGGATGGATTGATTCTGACGGAGACGGGATTCTGGACAAGGACGGCACGCCTTTTGCCTTTTCCATCATGACGAATCAAGGGAATACACAGCGTATCAAGACTGGTGTTATTTTACAGCAACGTCTTGGGGAAATCGGTATACTTGTTCATCTTCGAACCATTGAATGGGCTGCCTTCACAAAGGAATTTGTGAATAAGGGGCGCTTTGACGCGATTATTCTGGGATGGAACATCTTGCAGGATCCAGATATTTTCAGTGTCTGGCATTCCTCCATGGCGGTTGATGGGGGCTTGAATTTTACGCGTTATACCAACGCCAGACTTGATGACCTCCTTGTGCGAGGCCGAAAAATGGTCGGGCAGGAGCAAAGAAAGCCAATATATGATGAAGTGCAGCAAATTCTGCATGATGATGTTCCATATTGTTTTTTGTATGTGGCGAAAGCCTTGCCAATCGTGCAAGCTCGTGTGCAGAATATAAAAGCGGCTCCGGCCGGCATTGCATATAATTTCACCAAGTGGTGGATTCCCACATCGTACCAGCTATTACAGTAA
- a CDS encoding RelA/SpoT family protein produces MIRINQITDKVSSYIDHPDLDLIQRAYVFSAQAHDGVVRRSGEPYISHPMNVANLLADMQLDEATVAAGLLHDTVEDTDTTVDEIEELFGSDVADIVDGVTKISKMDFESKAVQQAENIRKLILAMAEDIRVLMVKLADRLHNMRTLQYMKPVKQRLIAQETQDIYAPLANRLGLHRVKTELEDLCLRYLKPDVFEQLTDAVSEHRAAGEPYIDKVIDLIQNMLNKNKIKGRVYGRTKHFHSIHVKMEQQGLTFDEIYDLIAFRIIVDSLKDCYSVLGLIHAAWRPVPGRFKDYISIPKANMYQSLHSTVIGPDGERIEVQIRTDEMNQIAEYGVAAHWQYKEVGKGIKKGKTAGTRDAERYTWLKQIMDWQRELSDPREFMSSLRLEMFQDEVYVFTPNGDIKELPDGATPVDFAYAIHSEVGDICAGAKVNGRIVPLHSTLQNGDSVEIITDKNRVPSRDWLKFVKTAKARTRIKHYIRTVEKERAIALAKELLEKEGRRLGINVQKAIKDGDFLHLLDEFNSGSVDELLTQVGFSRYTPRKVLKRLYAIMHGEALDLRKPKIKEHAPQSETQKKPKGDGLQISGIDNILVRFASCCNPLPGEPIIGYITRGRGVTIHRIDCHNVKHFEDERLTQVSWEGVEEKPYPTKIKVKCLNKPGMLGKICSMLAESDVNIDSGRFESMVDGTSELEFTVEVRDLNQLYSALTKVKALKAVREALRVS; encoded by the coding sequence ATGATTCGCATTAATCAGATCACCGATAAGGTGTCTTCCTACATAGATCATCCCGATTTGGATCTCATCCAACGGGCGTATGTTTTTTCAGCTCAGGCCCACGATGGTGTCGTACGCCGTTCCGGTGAGCCATATATTTCACATCCCATGAACGTTGCCAATTTACTGGCTGACATGCAGCTTGATGAGGCAACTGTTGCAGCAGGTCTTCTTCACGACACGGTGGAGGATACGGATACCACTGTCGATGAGATAGAAGAACTTTTTGGTTCGGATGTCGCTGATATTGTTGACGGCGTGACCAAAATCTCCAAGATGGATTTTGAATCCAAGGCTGTTCAGCAGGCAGAAAATATTCGTAAGCTTATTCTGGCTATGGCCGAGGATATCCGAGTACTCATGGTGAAGCTTGCGGACAGACTGCACAACATGCGAACTCTGCAATACATGAAACCAGTCAAGCAGAGACTTATCGCCCAGGAGACACAGGATATTTATGCCCCCCTGGCAAATCGTCTGGGTTTGCACCGGGTTAAAACGGAATTGGAGGATTTGTGCCTCCGATATCTCAAACCTGATGTCTTCGAGCAGTTGACCGATGCCGTTTCAGAGCATCGAGCAGCCGGTGAGCCTTATATCGATAAAGTCATTGATCTGATTCAGAACATGCTCAATAAAAATAAAATCAAAGGGCGTGTTTATGGGCGGACGAAGCATTTTCATTCAATCCATGTCAAAATGGAGCAACAGGGACTGACCTTTGATGAAATCTATGATTTGATTGCTTTTCGTATCATCGTTGATTCTCTCAAGGATTGCTACTCTGTTCTCGGCTTGATCCATGCTGCGTGGCGTCCTGTCCCCGGTCGTTTCAAGGACTATATATCCATTCCGAAAGCTAATATGTATCAAAGTCTGCATTCAACTGTGATTGGTCCGGACGGAGAACGCATAGAGGTTCAAATTCGTACGGATGAGATGAACCAGATTGCAGAATATGGTGTGGCGGCTCATTGGCAATATAAAGAGGTTGGCAAGGGGATCAAAAAAGGGAAAACCGCTGGCACTCGGGACGCCGAACGGTATACTTGGCTGAAGCAGATCATGGATTGGCAGCGGGAATTGTCAGACCCGCGAGAATTCATGTCCTCTTTGCGGCTGGAAATGTTTCAGGATGAAGTTTATGTTTTTACTCCGAATGGTGATATCAAGGAGTTGCCGGATGGTGCCACGCCTGTTGATTTTGCCTATGCTATCCATTCGGAGGTCGGTGATATTTGTGCAGGTGCTAAAGTGAACGGAAGGATTGTTCCACTGCACAGTACATTGCAAAATGGCGATTCCGTAGAGATTATCACAGATAAGAACAGGGTTCCGAGCAGGGATTGGCTTAAATTCGTCAAAACGGCAAAAGCTCGGACGCGCATCAAGCATTACATCAGAACCGTTGAGAAAGAACGGGCTATAGCCTTGGCCAAAGAGCTTCTGGAAAAAGAAGGTCGTCGTCTGGGGATTAATGTTCAAAAAGCCATCAAAGATGGGGATTTTCTCCATCTTTTGGATGAATTTAATAGCGGGAGTGTGGATGAGTTGCTCACGCAGGTTGGCTTTTCCCGATATACACCTCGCAAAGTTCTTAAACGTCTCTATGCTATTATGCACGGAGAAGCCCTGGATTTACGGAAGCCAAAGATCAAGGAGCATGCCCCTCAATCGGAAACGCAAAAGAAGCCTAAAGGGGATGGCCTTCAGATCTCGGGTATCGATAATATTTTAGTTCGCTTTGCCAGTTGCTGCAATCCTCTTCCAGGTGAACCTATCATCGGCTATATTACTCGCGGCAGGGGCGTCACTATTCATCGGATTGATTGTCATAATGTCAAACATTTTGAAGATGAACGGCTGACTCAGGTCAGTTGGGAAGGGGTCGAGGAAAAACCATACCCAACAAAAATCAAGGTCAAATGTCTTAACAAGCCGGGGATGCTTGGTAAGATCTGTTCTATGCTGGCAGAGTCTGATGTAAATATTGATTCAGGGAGATTTGAATCAATGGTTGATGGGACTTCAGAATTGGAGTTCACCGTTGAAGTCCGAGATTTGAATCAGCTGTATTCTGCATTGACCAAGGTCAAGGCACTGAAAGCCGTTCGTGAAGCACTTCGTGTTTCCTGA